cattaatttctttttggtacatatgtattatgtaatttagcttatagaataagtatttcattaatttcttttcttcatgTTTACATCCGAACTATGGAATATGGATCAAAGATCAATTAGAGTATGGATCAATTTCGATATTGTTATcctttaaaagcataaaatgtaatgatatgataaactttaaaatatttaagttaaaaagttaaaaagttaagagtaattaaattttgagttaatttttgtaattacttgtataatcattttttatttttatactcttttttaagaattgattgtttgtaattaaattcaaattaattgtttgtaattaaattcaaataagtaatcttattttattttttgttcattatatacaaaaaaaattacaatttgatatttgatataaatttaataacaattagttttaacttttaagtaaaaaaattaaaaaaataaaaaccggGTCGGGCCGAGGCAGCCCAGCTTCATTTTTTCCACGGGTCAGCACTGGGAAAATATCAGTCCATATTTGGTAGGGCGGCACTGGGCCTAATAaacgggctgaaatttttttatgggcggcccatgagcacctctatcaGCTACTTCATAGGGTCTTTAATGTGTTTTGTATGACTTCTGTATGTGAAATATGTGATATTTATATTGACTGTGTAATATCTATAGAATGTTAGAAGTATTAATTTCACATCTGGAATGTGAATACTAATAAACTTGTTTAAGCATGATACATTTGCGTGCATCTCGAGACATAACATATTTCCTTGGTCTGGAAGTGTTTTAGTCAGAACAAGGAATCTTCATAAGCCAAAAGATTTTTGCTTTGAAGATCTTAAACAAGTTTTGCATGAAAAACTGCAAGCTAGCAGGCATACCTATTGCACAAGGAGAAAAACTCACCATTTAGGGTGATTTTGAAAAGGTTGATGAAGGCAGCTATCGAAGCCTTAtatgatgtttgttttatttgaaaacatCAAGGCCTGACATCATATTTGTTATTAGCCTGCTATCAAGATACATGTATTTTTGCAATCTGGTTCATTTTAAAGCAATTTAGAGAGTTATGAGCAATGTCAAGGGAACCTTAAGCTATGGAGGTAAATGAGTTGAAGTTAATTGGTTACACAGACAATGATTAGGCTGGTTCTGTTGAAGATATGAAGAGTACTTTAGTTAGAGTACCAAGAAACAAGAGACTGTTGCACAACCAACTGCTAAAGCTGAGTACATTGCAGCTACCACAGCTGTAAGTTAAGCACTTTGGATAAGAAAATTGATGTCTGATTTGAATCTAATGCAAGGGGAAGCAACAGAGATATATTGTGGCAACCGATACAAAGCACTTCAAGACAAAATATTACTTTATAAGAAAAGTCGAGCAATCAAATGAAGTGAAATTGGTTCATTGCAGTTCAGAAGACCAACTTGCTGATATTCTGACAAAACCTCTTGAAAAGATGAAGTTTGTGTTAAGCAATGGACTGCAATGCAACAAGTGACCAGCAGCAGTAGCAGCAGCAGATCAGCAAGCATGCCAGCATCGAGACAGAACCAGAAGCAACTtagcattttgtttctttagttttttttttgtaattcaaTCAAGTTAACTTGTAACTTGATATCTAAAGTTAGTAAActtttgatttgaatttgatggATGTAATAGCTGACATTATCAGCTTTGTTTTTGTGTATCACTCAAGTTAGCAAATTAGTCAAATTAGTGGGAGCAGTTATATGTTTAGGTAACTGTCAAGTTAATTTTGtaacttcaatatatttcaattttggaATGAAAAAAAGTGTTCCTTCAGTTACATTTTCTTTGGCCTTCATTTTCGTTTTAGTTTTGATTGTTGTTTGTGTTGCTCTTGCTGCAATTGTTTCAACAAATAGTAATCAGAGCCTCTTGTCTTTGAGGACCTCTGTTGTTGTTTGagttttttctttctgtttgaaacaaacttaaaaatcgAGTTTGTCAAATTTGTTTCAGCAGCATGAGTTTCACACCTCCTCCACCACCTGTGTTCACTGGAGAGAACTACCACATTTGGGTAGTTAAGATGAAAACTTACCTCCAAGCACATAATTTGTGGAGTGTAGTTGAGAATGATGCTGAACCACCTCCATTGAGAGCAAATCCCACTATTGCACAGATTAGACAACATGGTGAAGAGCGAGCCAAGAAGCATAAAGCCATGGCCTGCCTGCAGAATGGAGTGTCTGATGTGATCTTCACTCGGATTATGGCTTATGATTCACCTAAGCAAGCATGGGAAAGGTTGAAGGAGGAGTTTATGGGATCAAATAAAACAAGGCAGCAATAAGTAATTAATCTTAGAagagaatttgaaaatgaaagaatcaGAGACTATCAAGCAATACTCTAATAGGATAATGGCTACTGTCAACAATATCAGGCTCCTAGGAGAAAACTTCAGTGACAACAGGGTTGTTGAGAAGGTTATCACCACACTCCTTGAAAGGTTTGAGTCAAAGATCTCCTCATTGGAGGACTCAAGGGATCTCACAACCATTTCTTTGTTTGAGTTAATGAACTCCATTTATGCACTTGAGCAAAGAAGGGCCAATAGACAAGAAGAACACTTGAGGGAGCATTCCAAGCAAAAGCCAGAGAATGCTCAAGCTTAAGTCAGAAAGCAAAGAAGCATTGGTttgatagaaaagaaaaatcaggAAAAGATTTAGGGAGAAGAAGGTTTCCACCATGCATTCACTACAAGAAGACAAATCATCTGGAGAAGTTTTGCTTGAACAGACCAGATATTCAGTGCAAAAGCTGTAAGCAGCATAGCCATCATGAGAAAATTTGCAAAAATCAGGAGAAGGCACAAGCTCAGCAAATACAGGCTAAAACTGCTGGGGATCTATAGGTTCAGGATGAGCATGTTTTTACTGCCTTATATCTTGCAACCACAAGCAAGGTCAAATGCAATTGGCTTGAGGATAGTGGCTGCTCACATCACATGGCAGCTGATGAAAACTTGTTCAAAAACCTTGACAGGAGCTTCACCTCGAAGGTAAGGATTGGCAATGAGAACCAGATTAAAGCCAAAGGCAGAGATGATGTGGTGATCAACACTAGTTCAGGTAACAAAGTTATTTCAGATGTGCTTTATGTGCCTGATATAGATCAGAACCTACTTAGTGTAGGTCAGTTGGTTGAAAAAGGCTATTCACTAGTTTTCAAGAATGGTTcttgtgttattaaatattttcatggtGTAGAAATTGTTTCAACACCTATGGCAGACAAGTGTTTTATGATTGATGTAAGCCAGCTTGAGAGAAAAGCTTATACAAGCTTAACTGATAATACTGGTCTATGGCATAGAAGATTAGGCCATGTCAATTTCAGGTCACTCGATTTGGTGCACAAGTTGAATTTGGCATAGGACATGACCAAGGTTGAGGCAAGTGAAGCTGTTTGTGAAGTATGCCAACTTGGCAAGCAGGCTAGGCTACCTTTTCCAATTAACCAGGCATGGAGGGCTCGAGAAAAGCTTGAATTGGTACACTCTGATGTTTGTGGACCAATGAAGACACCTTCATTGAATGGCAGTAAGTACTTTGTGTTTATAGATGATCTGACCAGATTTTGctggtttttttttatgaaacagaAGTCTGAAGTGTTTGAAGCCTTTGGAAAATTCAAAGCTTTAGCAGAAAATCAATCTGGCTGCGGAATTAAAGCCTTGAGGACTGATAATGGTTCAGAATATTTATCTGAGAGATTTTAGAAGTTATGTGAGCAGGCTGGAATCCATCATCAGTTAACCATTATGTACACTCtttagcaaaataaaatgtgtgagaggaaaaatagaacACTGATGAACATGGCTAGGTGTTTTCTATTTCAAAGCAATCTTTCAAGCACATTTTGGGCTGAAGGTGTCAATTCCTCTATACACATGCTGTGAAGGCTAAAACTCCTTTTGAAGCATAGCATGGACTCAAGCTAACTGTTTCTCATTTGAAAGTATTTGGATGTGTGTGTTATGTTCTTATACCAGCTGAAAGAAGAACTAAGCTTGAGAAAATGTCAGTTCCAGGCATATTTGTTGGCTACAACAACACCAAGAAGGGCTACAGGGTATTTGATCCCTCAACCAAGAAGATTTTGGTAAGTAGggatgtcaaatttgatgaaggAAGGTTTTGGAGCCTGAATGGCTCAGACACAAGTCAGTTTGAAGAAGACCAGAATAACAGCAGTTTAGAATTAACAAAAAAACGAGCTCAGTAATGGGAATATGGATGATCCTCCTGTGAGAGGGACCAGGTCCATTGCTGACATCTATCAAAAATGCAATGTGGCTATAGTTGAGCCTTCGAGCTTTAAAGAAGCCATGAGAAATGAGCATTGGAAGAAGGCCATGGAGGCTGAGATTGATATGATTCATAAAAATGACACTTGGGATCTAATGGTTAGACCTGATCAAAAGAAGGTCATAGGTGTCAAGTGGGTTTTTAGAGCCAAGTTTAATTCTGATGGCTCATTGAACAAACACAAGGCAAGGCTTGTTGTGAAAGGGTATAGCCAGCAGTTTGGCATTGATTTTGTGGAGACATTTGCTCCAGTAGCAAGGCTAGACACCATCAAGCTTCTGTTTGCCTTGGCTGCACAAAAGCAATAGATAATTCATCAACTTGATGTCAAGTCAGCCTTCTTGAATGGACTTCTTAAAGAAGAGATATATGTTGAACAGCCTAATGGTTTCAAAGTCCAAGGAGAAGAGGACAAAGTCTATAGGCTGAAGAAAGCTCTTTATGGCCTAAAGTAGGCACCTCGAGCTTGGTATGATAGGATTGATGCTTACCTGTCTAAGCTTGATTttgagaaaagtttgagtgagcCAACACTCTATGTAAAGAAATGTAAAGATGAAACCTTGCTGATTGTTTCAATTTATGTAGATGATTTGTTAGTGACTGGAAGCAAGGCTGATTTGATCCTTGAGTTCAAACTAAAAATGCAATAAGTATTTGACATGACTGACTTGGGAATCATGACATACTTCCTTGGTATGGAAGTAAATCAGTCAGATCTAGACATTTTTATCACTCAGCATGCATTTGCTTTGAAAATT
The window above is part of the Gossypium raimondii isolate GPD5lz chromosome 9, ASM2569854v1, whole genome shotgun sequence genome. Proteins encoded here:
- the LOC128032602 gene encoding uncharacterized mitochondrial protein AtMg00820-like, with product MDDPPVRGTRSIADIYQKCNVAIVEPSSFKEAMRNEHWKKAMEAEIDMIHKNDTWDLMVRPDQKKVIGVKWVFRAKFNSDGSLNKHKARLVVKGYSQQFGIDFVETFAPVARLDTIKLLFALAAQKQ